One Acaryochloris thomasi RCC1774 DNA window includes the following coding sequences:
- a CDS encoding response regulator transcription factor: MCLILIVEDEQRVVAFVDKGLRRNGFRTRVAIDGEQALQELRSQPFDLIILDLGLPKVDGWAILQELQRLGNQGPVIVVTAEIDVRDAVLQTGAHDYLAKPFRFQDLLTSIQAALSL; encoded by the coding sequence ATGTGTTTGATTTTGATTGTCGAGGATGAACAACGGGTCGTTGCGTTCGTGGATAAAGGTTTACGCCGAAACGGATTCAGGACACGAGTGGCTATAGATGGAGAGCAGGCGCTTCAGGAGTTGCGATCGCAACCTTTCGATCTGATTATCCTGGACCTAGGACTCCCAAAAGTAGACGGCTGGGCCATCCTGCAAGAACTACAGCGACTGGGTAACCAAGGCCCGGTGATTGTTGTGACAGCAGAGATAGATGTGCGCGACGCCGTTTTGCAAACCGGTGCCCATGACTATCTAGCTAAACCCTTTCGTTTTCAAGACTTATTAACCTCCATACAAGCTGCCCTGAGTCTCTAG
- a CDS encoding response regulator transcription factor: MYRILIADDEPRIASFIQKGLKANGFTVSTSQSGGEALNLVLGSDFDLLILDLGLPDKDGLQVLEELRGQGETLPVIILTARDDIHDKVTGLESGADDYVTKPFRFEELLARVRVRLRDTGSSKDDSQMLRVGEIELDLRTRRITVGDRVVDLPAREFTLAETFFRHPGQVLSREQLLDRVWGYDYSPGSNIVDVYVGYLRKKLGSGVFETIRGMGYRLRA; encoded by the coding sequence ATGTATCGTATTTTAATTGCTGACGATGAGCCTCGCATTGCTTCTTTTATTCAAAAGGGGCTAAAGGCCAATGGTTTCACGGTCTCCACATCCCAGAGTGGCGGTGAGGCCTTAAATCTAGTTTTAGGCAGTGACTTCGACCTTCTGATTCTTGACCTGGGGCTGCCTGACAAAGATGGTCTTCAGGTCTTAGAGGAGCTACGCGGCCAAGGTGAAACGCTCCCCGTTATTATTCTGACAGCCCGAGACGATATTCACGATAAAGTGACGGGCTTAGAAAGCGGGGCTGATGACTATGTCACCAAACCATTCCGCTTTGAAGAACTACTGGCGAGGGTCCGGGTTCGCTTACGGGATACCGGTTCATCGAAGGATGACTCACAGATGCTCAGGGTGGGTGAGATCGAACTAGACTTACGCACTCGACGCATTACGGTCGGCGATCGCGTTGTTGATCTACCGGCGCGCGAATTTACGCTAGCAGAAACGTTTTTCCGACATCCTGGTCAAGTCCTCAGCCGCGAACAGCTCCTTGATCGAGTGTGGGGCTACGACTACAGTCCTGGCTCTAACATTGTGGATGTCTATGTCGGCTATCTACGCAAGAAACTCGGAAGTGGCGTTTTTGAAACCATTCGAGGCATGGGATATCGCCTGCGAGCTTAG
- a CDS encoding folate/biopterin family MFS transporter → MINSQASAASLKQTLKRTIFFDQDPSPELFAILAVYFVQGILGLARLGVSFFLKDDLGLSPAAVAAMMGIASLPWVVKPLFGFLSDSLPILGYRRRSYLVLSGILGCLAWVAMGTVVNSAVAATVAIATTSTSTAISDVIADSIVVERIRQESQSDAGSLQSLCWGTTALGGVVTAYFSGWLLEHLSTRSLFLITATFPLIVCAIASLIIEAKANTPPSFKTAKHQIVQVKDAIAQPSILLPVLFVFLWQATPNSESAFFFFTTNELGFNPEFLGRVRLVTSLASLFGIWLFQRFFKAVAMRTIFLWTTLLSSALGMTTLLLVTHANRTLGIDDHWFSLGDSLILTVMGQLAYMPVLVLAARLCPAGIEATMFALLMSIINLAGILSHESGALLMHQLGVTESQFQNLWLLVMITNLSTLLPLPLLRWLPKAEPDSQDSLDLATLKVPPSQQGEIESTVPLSP, encoded by the coding sequence ATGATCAATTCTCAGGCTAGTGCTGCGTCTCTGAAGCAAACGCTAAAGCGCACGATATTCTTTGATCAAGACCCCAGCCCCGAGCTGTTCGCTATCTTGGCTGTCTATTTCGTCCAGGGTATTTTGGGACTGGCTCGATTAGGGGTCAGTTTTTTTCTTAAGGATGATCTCGGCCTGAGTCCGGCAGCGGTGGCGGCGATGATGGGGATTGCTTCACTGCCTTGGGTGGTCAAGCCGCTGTTTGGCTTTCTGTCGGATAGCCTTCCAATTTTGGGCTATCGTCGCCGGTCTTATTTGGTGCTGTCTGGCATTTTAGGCTGCTTGGCTTGGGTAGCAATGGGAACGGTGGTGAACTCGGCAGTGGCGGCAACGGTTGCGATCGCAACCACTTCAACTTCAACCGCAATCAGCGACGTAATTGCCGACTCAATCGTCGTCGAGCGCATTCGCCAAGAATCGCAAAGTGATGCTGGCTCTCTGCAGTCATTGTGCTGGGGAACAACCGCGTTAGGCGGCGTTGTGACGGCCTACTTCAGCGGCTGGCTGTTAGAGCATTTAAGTACTCGCAGCTTGTTTTTGATCACGGCAACATTTCCGCTGATTGTATGTGCGATCGCAAGTCTGATCATTGAGGCCAAAGCCAATACGCCACCTAGCTTTAAGACCGCTAAGCATCAGATTGTGCAGGTAAAAGATGCGATCGCACAGCCCAGCATCCTGCTGCCGGTGCTCTTCGTCTTTCTATGGCAGGCCACCCCAAACTCTGAATCAGCCTTTTTCTTTTTCACCACCAACGAGTTAGGATTTAACCCCGAATTTCTGGGGCGCGTTCGCCTCGTGACCAGTCTGGCCTCTCTGTTCGGCATTTGGCTCTTTCAGCGGTTCTTCAAAGCCGTCGCCATGCGCACCATCTTTCTGTGGACAACGCTGCTGTCTTCAGCCCTCGGCATGACAACGCTACTGTTAGTCACCCACGCCAATCGCACCCTTGGTATTGACGATCACTGGTTCAGTTTAGGGGACAGCCTGATTTTGACGGTCATGGGTCAGCTTGCCTACATGCCGGTTTTAGTCTTAGCCGCTCGCCTATGCCCAGCAGGAATTGAAGCGACAATGTTCGCTCTGTTAATGTCAATTATTAACTTAGCGGGCATCCTGTCCCATGAATCGGGCGCTCTGCTAATGCATCAACTCGGCGTCACTGAATCCCAATTTCAAAATTTGTGGCTGCTGGTGATGATTACCAACCTCAGTACGCTGTTGCCGCTGCCGCTGTTGCGTTGGCTTCCCAAAGCAGAGCCTGATTCCCAGGATTCTCTGGATTTAGCAACACTGAAGGTTCCGCCTTCTCAACAGGGCGAGATCGAATCAACTGTTCCCCTCTCGCCATAG
- a CDS encoding cysteine synthase A, with product MDIKSGFIGTVGHTPLIRLNSFSDETGCEILGKAEFLNPGGSVKDRAALFIIEDAEAKGLLKPGGTVVEGTAGNTGIGLAHICNAKGYRCLIVIPETQSQEKMDALRVLGAEVRAVPAVPYRDSNNYVKLSGRLAEETENAVWANQFDNLANRQAHYQTTGPEIWEQTNGKVDAWVAATGTGGTYAGVALYLKAKNPEVKTVLADPMGSGLYSYVKTGEIKSEGNSVTEGIGNSRITANLQDAPIDDAIQIDDPECLRVVYQLLQQDGLFMGGSVGINVGAAVALAKQMGPGHTIVTVLCDSGTRYQSKLFNPEWLAAKGLSPQA from the coding sequence ATGGATATTAAGAGCGGATTCATCGGTACCGTCGGCCATACGCCCCTCATTCGTCTGAATAGCTTCAGCGACGAAACAGGCTGTGAAATTCTCGGTAAAGCAGAATTTCTTAACCCCGGTGGATCCGTCAAAGATCGTGCTGCTCTTTTTATCATCGAAGATGCCGAAGCCAAGGGGTTACTGAAACCTGGCGGCACCGTAGTTGAAGGCACCGCAGGCAACACCGGCATTGGCCTTGCCCATATCTGTAACGCCAAAGGCTACCGCTGCCTGATTGTGATTCCTGAAACCCAGTCCCAAGAAAAAATGGATGCCCTGCGCGTCTTAGGTGCTGAAGTGCGGGCTGTCCCGGCCGTCCCTTATCGTGACTCCAACAACTATGTCAAGCTCTCGGGTCGCTTAGCCGAAGAAACCGAGAATGCAGTTTGGGCCAATCAGTTCGATAATCTTGCTAATCGTCAGGCTCACTATCAAACCACGGGTCCAGAGATTTGGGAACAAACCAATGGCAAAGTGGATGCCTGGGTTGCCGCGACCGGCACTGGCGGTACCTATGCAGGCGTTGCCCTCTACCTGAAAGCGAAAAACCCTGAAGTGAAGACAGTCCTCGCCGATCCAATGGGGAGTGGTCTGTATAGCTACGTGAAAACCGGAGAAATCAAATCCGAAGGTAATTCCGTCACTGAAGGCATCGGTAACAGTCGGATCACCGCCAATCTTCAGGATGCCCCCATTGATGACGCGATTCAAATCGACGACCCTGAATGCCTGCGGGTCGTTTATCAGCTTCTGCAGCAGGATGGCCTGTTCATGGGGGGATCGGTCGGTATTAACGTGGGTGCCGCCGTTGCCCTGGCGAAGCAAATGGGGCCGGGGCACACGATCGTGACTGTTCTGTGTGACAGCGGCACGCGGTATCAATCCAAGCTTTTCAATCCAGAGTGGTTAGCCGCCAAGGGACTGTCTCCCCAGGCTTAG
- a CDS encoding lysylphosphatidylglycerol synthase transmembrane domain-containing protein, producing the protein MQNFWGGLKQKWSRYKRWVYLFIMAAALAFLGKTLHSHWQGIASIQITPPAWASLVFATGITLLAFVWAGWIWGQILQDLGQPVNKAWAAQIYLTTNIAKYLPSNVVHLYGRTLAATDIGIPFGPASLSVVLDTLLMAASGVIVSLLSVPQQQQIFAVLGLIVILLVVHPRILQRLVKFVPQGSKKNQPADASDAIKLERYPLRPLLGQILFVLVRSLGFIVTLSVLTPIEPLLIPKYMSIYTLGWLLGFIIPGVPGGVGVLELVTSTLLSQPGVLTSDQTLSVGLALGAVGIHRLVNTIAEALGAGLATLDMRFPLQHRPRPSRKPTQTASR; encoded by the coding sequence ATGCAAAATTTCTGGGGCGGGTTGAAGCAAAAATGGAGCCGCTACAAGCGCTGGGTCTATCTGTTCATCATGGCAGCAGCGCTAGCTTTTTTAGGCAAAACGCTGCACAGTCACTGGCAAGGCATCGCCAGCATTCAGATTACGCCTCCCGCCTGGGCTAGTCTCGTGTTTGCAACAGGCATTACGCTGCTGGCGTTCGTTTGGGCGGGCTGGATCTGGGGCCAGATTTTGCAAGATTTAGGGCAGCCTGTGAATAAAGCCTGGGCCGCTCAGATCTACCTGACCACCAATATTGCCAAATATTTACCCAGTAACGTCGTTCATCTGTATGGCCGCACCCTTGCGGCTACAGACATTGGTATTCCCTTCGGACCTGCCTCTTTGAGCGTGGTCCTCGATACCCTGCTGATGGCGGCCTCGGGCGTGATTGTGTCTCTGTTGAGTGTGCCTCAGCAGCAACAGATCTTTGCAGTTTTAGGCCTGATTGTGATTTTGCTCGTGGTTCATCCCCGTATTCTGCAGCGGCTCGTCAAATTTGTGCCCCAAGGGTCGAAGAAAAATCAGCCAGCGGATGCCTCTGATGCTATTAAGCTTGAGCGATATCCGCTGAGACCGCTTCTGGGACAAATCCTGTTTGTTTTGGTGCGATCGCTGGGGTTCATTGTCACCCTCAGCGTTCTGACCCCCATCGAGCCGCTCTTGATACCCAAATATATGAGTATCTATACATTGGGCTGGCTGCTCGGTTTTATTATCCCTGGGGTTCCGGGGGGGGTTGGGGTTTTAGAGTTGGTGACCAGTACACTTCTTAGCCAGCCCGGTGTTCTGACTAGCGATCAAACGCTCTCTGTGGGGCTAGCCTTGGGCGCTGTCGGTATTCATCGCCTCGTCAACACCATTGCTGAAGCGCTGGGAGCAGGGCTAGCAACTTTAGATATGAGATTTCCGCTCCAGCATCGTCCACGGCCATCGCGTAAACCAACCCAGACCGCCAGCCGTTGA
- a CDS encoding radical SAM/SPASM domain-containing protein, producing MTVVQEPISIRLEASTFCQLKCPSCPTAQGETKKNLGSGFLAFKNFKDLVDRNPAIVHIELSNWGEIFLNPELTEIMKYAYQKGVILTASNGANLNTVKPEVLENLVKYKFRHIDCSIDGASQETYKQYRVGGDFDRVIENIKTINHYKKIYKSDFPLLLWQFVAFGHNEHEIQTARELAKDLNMEFYLKLSWDEEVSPIQDKELVRQQTSSGVSSRSEYAETYGTGYIRKDICQQLWTSPQVNWDGRVLGCCFNYWGDFGNMFEADGKQGYQEKVGYAQDMVMGKAEPRDDIPCTRCEHYKTMQASGDWMTTENLRGPTASPIVAQIAKRCGRLMISILNRSEWLSSRFLKPAIVNSNKTLRE from the coding sequence ATGACCGTTGTTCAAGAGCCAATCTCGATTCGTCTAGAAGCTTCAACCTTTTGTCAGCTCAAGTGCCCGTCTTGTCCGACCGCTCAGGGTGAGACCAAAAAGAACCTGGGCAGCGGATTTTTAGCGTTCAAGAACTTTAAGGATTTAGTCGATCGCAATCCTGCCATTGTTCATATTGAGCTGTCTAACTGGGGAGAAATTTTCTTAAACCCTGAGCTGACGGAGATTATGAAATATGCCTATCAAAAAGGTGTGATTCTGACGGCCAGTAACGGAGCGAACCTGAATACGGTCAAGCCAGAAGTTCTTGAAAATCTCGTTAAATATAAGTTTCGCCACATCGACTGCTCTATTGATGGGGCCAGCCAAGAGACCTACAAGCAATACCGAGTCGGCGGTGACTTTGATCGCGTGATTGAGAATATCAAAACCATCAATCACTATAAGAAGATCTATAAGTCTGACTTTCCACTCTTGCTCTGGCAGTTTGTGGCCTTTGGTCACAATGAGCATGAAATTCAGACGGCCCGAGAATTAGCGAAAGACCTCAACATGGAGTTTTATCTGAAACTTTCATGGGATGAGGAGGTTTCGCCGATTCAGGATAAGGAACTGGTGCGGCAGCAGACCTCAAGCGGTGTTTCTAGCCGTAGCGAATATGCTGAAACCTACGGCACTGGGTATATCCGCAAAGATATCTGCCAGCAGCTATGGACGTCGCCTCAAGTCAACTGGGATGGTCGAGTTTTGGGCTGCTGTTTCAACTACTGGGGTGATTTCGGCAATATGTTTGAGGCTGATGGGAAGCAGGGCTACCAGGAAAAGGTGGGGTATGCCCAGGATATGGTGATGGGTAAGGCTGAGCCGCGAGACGATATTCCCTGCACTCGCTGTGAGCATTACAAGACGATGCAGGCGTCGGGCGATTGGATGACGACTGAGAATTTGCGTGGGCCGACGGCTTCCCCGATTGTGGCTCAGATTGCCAAGCGATGTGGCCGGTTGATGATTAGTATTTTAAATCGGTCGGAGTGGTTATCTTCTCGGTTTTTGAAGCCAGCGATTGTGAACAGCAACAAGACGTTGCGAGAGTAG
- a CDS encoding DUF6765 family protein: MQIDFHHGVTYVVARLAGFEHQDAQVIAYSAQYVDDATNAGIIRFNNGTEFNHVSSAHKFLDYRNFRELAHHQVWMPFHFLPGNGGLPADQSPIGSFIDKLICRPNSYIAQDMVAACISNSLFSTHPTHPQSHSLHRLGITMHVYADTWAHQGFAGISHPVNEAKILVDAQGKIDQKSTERVKRYFNKNFVNRFAHFFISEVFPLGHGAVLSNPDRPYLKWGYTNGLNQRIMRDNPTDFLEAADQMCRWMQRYRIGDPAACCPGLPQADKQLIAKLLQTTTKRSSRSRHKIWLRAIAEGQFSFGKTQVTYKAKGKGSWKHQALGTEAVVDTGDEIFPFQATFLDSHWKRFHDALEEHRTYVVHKLLPKYGIRMGSQIEQPSIH, encoded by the coding sequence ATGCAAATCGATTTTCACCACGGGGTCACCTACGTCGTCGCCCGACTAGCTGGCTTTGAACACCAAGACGCACAGGTAATTGCCTATTCGGCGCAGTACGTCGATGACGCCACCAACGCTGGCATCATCCGCTTTAACAACGGCACTGAATTCAACCACGTCAGCTCTGCCCACAAATTTTTAGACTACCGAAACTTTCGTGAACTGGCCCATCACCAAGTCTGGATGCCCTTTCACTTTCTCCCCGGAAACGGTGGCCTGCCCGCAGATCAAAGCCCCATCGGTTCATTCATCGACAAACTAATCTGTCGGCCCAACAGCTACATCGCTCAAGATATGGTGGCCGCCTGTATTTCTAATAGCTTATTTAGCACTCACCCCACCCACCCACAATCCCATAGTCTTCACCGCTTAGGCATCACCATGCACGTCTATGCAGATACCTGGGCCCATCAGGGATTTGCAGGCATCAGCCACCCGGTCAACGAAGCCAAAATATTAGTCGATGCCCAGGGTAAAATCGACCAAAAATCAACGGAGCGCGTCAAGCGATATTTCAACAAAAACTTCGTCAACCGATTTGCTCACTTCTTCATCAGCGAAGTCTTTCCCCTCGGCCACGGCGCTGTTTTGAGTAATCCTGATCGCCCCTACCTGAAATGGGGCTACACCAACGGCCTCAATCAGAGAATCATGCGCGATAACCCGACCGATTTTCTCGAAGCCGCCGACCAGATGTGTCGCTGGATGCAGCGCTATCGCATCGGTGACCCCGCTGCCTGCTGTCCCGGCCTACCTCAAGCTGATAAGCAACTCATTGCCAAACTGCTGCAAACGACAACCAAGCGCAGCAGCCGCAGCAGACATAAAATCTGGCTTAGAGCGATCGCAGAAGGCCAATTCAGCTTTGGCAAGACCCAAGTAACCTATAAAGCAAAAGGAAAGGGATCTTGGAAACACCAAGCCCTGGGCACGGAAGCCGTTGTTGATACCGGCGACGAAATTTTTCCGTTTCAGGCCACATTCCTAGACAGCCACTGGAAACGATTCCACGATGCCCTCGAAGAACACCGCACCTACGTTGTCCATAAGCTGCTCCCTAAGTACGGCATCCGCATGGGATCGCAGATTGAGCAGCCTAGCATCCATTAA